One window from the genome of Oryza glaberrima chromosome 3, OglaRS2, whole genome shotgun sequence encodes:
- the LOC127768650 gene encoding putative metallophosphoesterase At3g03305 — protein MASHLRSPLVLLLLLALHRLCAPWLVVADDLASVARSAFSMDGDVAWVVQVSDLHISAYHPDRADDLASILGPALRAIRPHLLLVTGDITDAKNRRKTTSRQDEREWITYKKAIDAIVGIGGIDKSRIFDIRGNHDTYGVPYRGGKLDFFSTYSVNSQLDRLSTISSILLQGRRNYLFLGIDDTMSIGIRYPANLFGHPTDKRIDAVNSELQYWSNHSNVPITKVVFGHYPMSFTTSSQKGQRYESTFAKQSISAYLCGHLHAKISKQLWRFHEMSATTQEQKTSYWEWELGDWKESRLMRILAIDGGAISFIDHTLKQAFQTSILITYPTDSRSMNTLESMNWSTRNDINVLVFSNQVIRNVSARVFDSHNEFKIVEEIPLQLVATPSVHKPLFHAEWNAENYKSPSPTRYWLQVFAQDSQGGKTSSERRPFSVEGKVQIQSRPCLNYLIFEVQWEDMYQVLLWSNFAFIIVLLFAPKLLYHFMKKSLTYQRWTVSVMLSPIQPRKAYFWLVWFLMEGARNRPIWFSLLIYVIWLIEMPWFWGHATSEKGEIAQMYLSGWSIPSLGEDLTWNKSSNPDVLVITLPFLYLVVVPVVVVIYSLFAEKAVACLRHSRRTENTVNPTNSNPESGYLLPSASVSLANLSDKKILSKVMKFCGGWTRRVLLLLCCLIAVIHLKLSSRLMSAYGAKPVAFSPPVTWMPLLLLSATAYCTMPNTLVLSAIFEARVY, from the exons ATGGCCTCGCACCTCCGCTCCCCGCTggttcttctgctgctgctcgccCTCCACCGGCTGTGTGCCCCGTGGCTGGTGGTCGCCGACGACCTTGCCTCGGTGGCGAGGTCGGCCTTCTCCATGGACGGCGACGTGGCGTGGGTGGTGCAGGTCAGCGACCTCCACATCAGCGCCTACCACCCCGACCGCGCCGACGACCTCGCGAGCATCCTCGGCCCCGCCCTGCGCGCCATCCGCCCCCACCTGCTCCTCGTCACCGGCGACATCACAG ATGCAAAGAATAGGAGAAAAACTACGTCAAGACAAGATGAGAGGGAATGGATTACATACAAAAAAGCTATTGATGCAATTGTTGGAATAGGTGGTATTGATAAGAGCAGGATATTTGATATTAGAGGTAATCATGATACATATGGAGTTCCCTATAGGGGAGGAAAATTGGATTTCTTCTCAACTTACAGTGTGAACTCACAGCTTGACCGATTAAGCACCATCAGTAGCATTTTGCTTCAG GGACGCAGGAATTATCTCTTCCTTGGCATAGATGATACAATGAGTATTGGCATTCGATATCCAGCTAATTTATTTGGCCATCCTACTGATAAGAGGATAGACGCTGTTAATTCAGAACTTCAATACTGGTCCAATCATTCCAATGTTCCAATAACAAAAGTAGTTTTTGGACATTACCCTATGTCATTCACTACTTCATCTCAAAAAGGACAACGTTATGAAAGTACATTTGCAAAGCAGTCAATTTCAGCATATCTATGTGGCCATCTGCACGCGAAAATTAGTAAGCAGCTTTGGCGGTTTCATGAAATGAGTGCAACAACACAAGAGCAGAAAACAAGCTATTGGGAATGGGAACTTGGAGACTGGAAAGAGTCAAGACTGATGAGGATTTTAGCAATTGATGGAGGTGCAATCTCTTTCATAGACCACACACTAAAACAGGCATTCCAAACTTCCATCTTGATCACATACCCAACAGATTCAAGAAGTATGAATACATTGGAATCAATGAATTGGTCAACGAGAAATGATATAAATGTTCTTGTTTTCTCTAATCAGGTGATCCGCAATGTGAGTGCAAGAGTTTTTGACTCTCATAATGAGTTTAAGATAGTTGAAGAAATACCACTGCAGCTTGTTGCCACACCATCTGTTCACAAACCTTTGTTCCATGCGGAATGGAATGCTGAAAACTACAAAAGTCCATCCCCTACTCGCTACTGGTTGCAAGTTTTTGCTCAGGATTCTCAGGGTGGGAAGACATCAAGCGAGCGACGACCATTTTCAGTTGAGGGTAAAGTGCAAATTCAATCACGTCCATGTCTGAACTACTTGATTTTTGAAGTCCAATGGGAAGACATGTATCAAGTTCTTCTGTGGAGTAATTTTGCCTTCATAATTGTACTATTGTTTGCTCCCAAATTGCTGTATCATTTTATGAAGAAAAGTTTGACATACCAAAGATGGACCGTGTCAGTTATGCTATCCCCTATCCAGCCGAGGAAAGCTTACTTTTGGTTGGTCTGGTTTCTAATGGAGGGTGCAAGGAATAGACCCATCTGGTTTTCTTTGCTCATATATGTTATTTGGCTTATTGAAATGCCATGGTTTTGGGGTCATGCGACATCTGAGAAAGGAGAAATTGCTCAAATGTACTTATCCGGATGGAGCATCCCATCTCTTGGTGAAGACTTGACCTGGAACAAATCGAGCAACCCAGATGTGCTGGTTATTACACTGCCTTTCCTATACCTGGTGGTTGTCCCTGTTGTAGTTGTAATATATAGTTTGTTTGCAGAGAAGGCTGTTGCTTGTTTGCGGCACAGCAGAAGAACAGAAAACACGGTCAACCCAACAAATTCAAACCCTGAGTCAGGATATCTACTGCCAAGTGCTTCAGTGTCTTTAGCGAACCTCTCAGACAAGAAAATTCTCTCAAAGGTAATGAAATTCTGTGGCGGCTGGACAAGGAGGGTGCTCCTATTGTTGTGCTGTCTCATTGCGGTGATACATTTGAAG CTTTCCTCAAGGCTAATGTCAGCTTATGGAGCCAAACCAGTAGCCTTTTCTCCTCCAGTAACGTGGATGCCGTTGTTATTATTAAGTGCTACTGCCTATTGTACAATGCCCAACACATTAGTGCTGTCAGCTATTTTTGAAGCACGAGTATATTAG